A part of bacterium genomic DNA contains:
- a CDS encoding 3-deoxy-manno-octulosonate cytidylyltransferase: MRWGRGVPEATLSTLVVIPARMGSSRFPGKPLADLAGQTLIERVCRRAAQLPGIVGPRVATDDRRILEHVQGLGFEACLTDPGHASGSDRVAEAAAGWPGLVLNLQGDEPLFDLAAVAALIARLEARPELPLGTVGVPLAPGDLADPDRVKLLRGPDGCARDFRRRLVAPPAPLETLLLHAGVYLYRAEALARFVALAPSPREPRERLEQLRALAAGMPIWVEPGQTWAPGVDRPEDLKVVAMLLARA; encoded by the coding sequence TTGCGTTGGGGGCGAGGCGTTCCGGAGGCGACCCTGTCCACCCTCGTCGTGATCCCGGCCCGCATGGGCTCCAGCCGCTTCCCGGGCAAACCGCTGGCGGACCTCGCCGGGCAGACGCTCATCGAGCGCGTTTGCCGGCGCGCGGCCCAGCTGCCCGGCATCGTCGGGCCCCGGGTGGCCACCGACGATCGGCGCATTCTCGAGCACGTCCAGGGCCTCGGCTTCGAGGCCTGCCTGACCGACCCCGGCCACGCCAGCGGCAGCGACCGCGTCGCCGAGGCGGCGGCTGGCTGGCCGGGTCTCGTCCTCAATCTGCAGGGCGACGAACCGCTCTTCGATCTCGCGGCCGTGGCGGCCCTCATCGCGCGCCTCGAGGCGCGGCCGGAGCTGCCGCTCGGCACCGTGGGCGTGCCACTGGCGCCCGGCGACCTGGCGGATCCCGACCGCGTCAAGCTGCTGCGCGGCCCCGACGGCTGCGCGCGCGACTTCCGGCGCCGCCTCGTCGCGCCGCCGGCGCCGCTGGAGACCCTGCTCCTGCACGCGGGCGTCTACCTCTACCGCGCCGAGGCGCTCGCCCGCTTCGTCGCGCTGGCGCCGAGTCCGCGCGAGCCCCGCGAGCGCCTCGAGCAGCTGCGCGCGCTGGCGGCCGGGATGCCGATCTGGGTGGAGCCCGGTCAGACCTGGGCGCCCGGCGTCGATCGCCCCGAGGACCTCAAAGTCGTTGCAATGCTGCTGGCGCGGGCCTAG
- a CDS encoding 50S ribosomal protein L27, with the protein MAHKKGVGSSRNGRDSAPKYLGVKRFAGQLVRAGSILVRQRGTHLLPGQNVGRGGDDTLYALVDGTVEYARKGKDRKIVNVLPS; encoded by the coding sequence ATGGCACACAAGAAAGGCGTCGGCAGCTCCCGGAACGGACGCGACAGCGCGCCCAAGTACCTGGGCGTCAAGCGCTTCGCCGGCCAGCTCGTCAGGGCGGGCTCGATCCTCGTCCGCCAGCGCGGTACCCACCTGCTGCCCGGCCAGAACGTCGGCCGCGGGGGCGACGACACGCTCTATGCCCTGGTCGACGGCACCGTCGAGTACGCCCGCAAGGGCAAGGACCGCAAGATCGTCAACGTCCTGCCGAGCTAG
- the rplU gene encoding 50S ribosomal protein L21, with protein sequence MYALVKMAGRQFKVSPEQVLRVPRLDGSVGDAVEFNEVMALGEGEAMKLGSPYVAGARVQAEILRHGRARKILVFKKKRRNKYRRLQGHRQGFTEIRIKGIA encoded by the coding sequence GTGTACGCGCTCGTCAAGATGGCCGGCCGGCAGTTCAAGGTGAGCCCCGAGCAAGTGCTCAGGGTGCCACGCCTGGACGGCAGCGTCGGTGATGCCGTTGAGTTCAATGAGGTTATGGCGCTCGGCGAGGGCGAGGCGATGAAGCTCGGCAGCCCCTACGTGGCCGGCGCCCGCGTGCAGGCGGAGATCCTGCGCCACGGTCGCGCCCGCAAGATCCTCGTCTTCAAGAAGAAACGCCGCAACAAGTACCGCCGCCTGCAGGGCCACCGGCAGGGCTTCACCGAGATCCGCATCAAGGGCATCGCCTAG